A genomic stretch from Psilocybe cubensis strain MGC-MH-2018 chromosome 1, whole genome shotgun sequence includes:
- a CDS encoding Cytoplasmic dynein 1 heavy chain 1, which produces MEVSFTLTSPDDAFVNSYNQVFAPSNSSTAAAVTFITFVQDLKKKTKAWGPMIELCANGEKTLERFRYQFPEDWLYSDQLRGEWSAYNEILKRKNDSIQEQLAGLQLKIVAEDKIVENKINEILHEWEQTRPVQGNMRADTAMNTINVFEGKLNRVQEEYDLVCRAKEALDLELTRHTRLDPVFEELRDLKAVWTALSGIWSQISELRDQMWNTVQPRKLRQHIDGLLSSTKDMPTRMRQYAAFEYVQDILRGLLKSNTLVSELKSEALKDRHWKQLFKNLRLPSQITLAYMTLGHVYDLDLKKNESLIKEVIIQAQGEMALEEYIKQVKETWTNYTLDLVNYQNKCRLIRGWDDLFNKCSENLNSLTAMKLSPYYKVFEEEASSWEEKLNRIHVLFDVWIDVQRQWVYLEGIFSGSADIKHLLPVESSRFQNINSEFLTVMKRVYKSPFILDVLNIQGVQKSLERLAELLNKIQKALGEYLERERSSFPRFYFVGDEDLLEIIGNSKDILRIMKHLKKMFAGISTVKLDDDLTQIQGMASREGEEVPFSDPILLKDYPKINDWLARIETMMRLSLADLLTAAVTELQSFYGKGTLEGAQLVSWMEKYPAQLVTLAIQIAWTFSVESSLEYREAPQSSLEVIHQALDLLADIVLQELTPVTRRKCEHLITELVHQRDVVRSLIQKGVNDPKSFDWLYQMRFYLDKAIENPLDRLVIRTSDANFPYGWEYLGVPDRLVQTPLTDRVYLTLTQALDNQLGGSPFGPAGTGKTESVKALGVQLGRFVLVFCCDETFDFQAMGRIFVGLCQVGAWGCFDEFNRLEERILSAVSQQVQAIQQGLSSLAKNPNTEIELVGKSLKINKNIGIFITTNPNYAGRSQLPPNLTKLFRPMAMTRPDRELIAQVMLFSQGFRTAESLASKIVPFFNLCDEQLSPQPHYDFGLRALKAVLASAGILKRERLQNSRVGDEGDHGGVDLSDNISEQIILIQSVTETIVPKLVADDVPLLTNLLADVFPGVDYLPVDLEALRQHIVQVCSERRLVDGERWVAKILQLYQIQKIQHGLMMVGPSGTGKTNAWQVLLAALERYDGIEGVSYVIDPKAMHKDALYGTLDQTTREWNDGLFTHVLRKIVDDVRGESAKRHWIIFDGDVDPEWVENLNSVLDDNKLLTLPNGERLNLPSNVRIMFEVEHLKYATLATVSRCGMIWFSEDVIDPQMVYRNYLNTLSSVTLDADDEDSGDVLGRRADTAVDSSTNIETQRQIASMLERYFAEGDLVSTALTFAESIEHIMDFTITRALNTLFSLINKTVRNVIEYNIQHSDFPLTQERVEQYVTKRLLVSIIWAFSGDAKLDLRANMGEFLRKQTGIDLPPLVPGSSLIDFDVQVSTGEWIAWQSRVPVIEIEAHAVTASDVVVPTMDTVRHEEVLYSWLSEHKPLLLCGPPGSGKTMTLFSALRKLPDMEVVGLNFSSATTPELILKTFEQYCEYRKTPNGVVLAPIQIGRWLVVFCDEINLPAADKYGTQRVISFLRQLVESGGYWRASDMAWVKLERIQFVGACNPPTDPGRVPLSHRFLRHAPLVMVDYPGEISLKQIYGTYNRALLKVVPNLRAYAEPLTEAMVAFYLASQKRFTTDIQAHYVYSPRELTRWVRGIYEAIRPLEILSVEGLVRVWAHEALRLFQDRLVTEEERIWTDDHIDSAAMEHFPTINRDEALGRPILYSNWTSKNYIPVDRETLREYTKARLRVFYEEELDVPLVLFNDVLDHVLRIDRVFRQVQGHLLLIGVSGSGKTTLSRFVAWMNGLSIFQIKVSNKYTGEDFDEDLRTVLRRAGCKGEKICFIMDESNVLDSGFLERMNTLLANAEVPGLFEGDEHAALMTACKEGSQRDGLMLDSPEELYRWFTTQVAKNLHVVFTMNPPENGLASRAATSPALFNRCVLDWFGDWSDQAFYQVGMEFTHTLDLDLQSYIPPAHFPIAYRSLSLPPLHRTAVINALVHVHLSMHQINQRLSRRQGRYNYVTPRHYLDFINHYVRLYTEKRDELEEQQRHLHVGLDKLKDTVTQVEELRKSLAIKRSQLEAKNAEANEKLKRMVADQQEAEQKKAASIQIQAELAEQDRHIEERRSIVMADLADAEPAVLDAQAAVSNIKKQHLQEVRTMANPPEAVKLAMESVCTILGHKIDSWRTVQGIIRRDDFIQRIVNFDTTTQMTKSLRDTMKKEFLSRPSYNFETVQRASRACGPLVKWALAQVRFSEILDKVEPLRNEVQSLETQAETTKKQALAMVQMIANLESKIAQYKEEYARLISETQAIKSEMERVQGKVDRSMKLLDSLSSERTRWESGSRTFEAEMSTIVGDVLLSAAFLAYGGFFDQQYREGMWQEWSSHLAEANIKFKPELSFTEYLSTADDRLSWQSKSLPSDNLTTENAIMLKRFNRYPLIIDPTGQATTFLLNEYKERKITVTSFLDESFLKVLESALRFGNPLLIQDVEHLDPILNAVLNKEIRRTGGRVLIRLGSQDIDFSPSFTMFLSTRDPSVEFSPDICSRVTFVNFTMTRSSLQSQSLDQVLKVERPDTERKRTDLMKVQGEFRLRLRTLEKLLLQALNESSGNILDDDKVIDTLETLKREAAEITQKVEETDLVMREVEQVTAEYLPLAQACSSVFFVLEQLNLVNHFYQFSLRFFLDIFDYVLHHNPNLQNVSDYGLRRDILLKDLFLVVYKRTSRALLYRDHLMLAVLLAQVKLRGVEDIGDELEFLLESGDGVATTTQGQDHHLLSPDQVRRMQNFAKQALFKPVEAHLANHEAEWAQFLASSTPETSVPMPWDPSAPATEAIRALLVVKCFRPDRLLQSTALFVRAVFDTDISSEATYDLNALVSDEVVASTPVALISVPGYDASYRVENLIKNTGTRSTSVAMGSQEGFTLADQAIAAAARQGTWVLLKNVHLAPSWLGQLEKKMQTLNPHRSFRLFLTMEANPSIPVNILRQSRLLMNEPPPGVKANLVDSLQSISPQRLNQGPTEKVRLYFLLAWFHAVVQERLRYVPLGWSKSYDFNDSDMASAFGTIDNWLNSVSRGRANVDPASIPWDALRTLIKQSVYGGRVDSDFDQRILDSFVDNLFTPKAYNVDFDLVPSVTGNRVLSAPEGTKIEHFLTWVQALPDREPPSWLSLPPTAERVIAIAQGNELLGKLRKMKMLADDDDELVTAAAKSQTSQPAWMRTLLERCREWLGQLPAQFNILPKQSGEHQDPLYRLFAREGDIGRKLLGSVRKDLDNVVKVCLGELKQTNHLRTLMSSLTKGSIPEHWRRYKVNKSMAVSAWIADFARRLAQLDNIATLDNLSNTEVWLGGLFFPEAYITATRQAVAHRKKWSLETLHLRLDIERVNDPNAFVVDGLVLEGAAWSSDHLVLNDGEAVRLSSSQIRWVQMDENPSQGLVNLPVYLNNDRSDVLFTVDLPFDAMAGSLVATRAVCLTAGG; this is translated from the exons ATGGAGGTGAGTTTTACCCTGACTAGCCCAGATGACGCCTTTGTGAATTCGTATAACCAGGTTTTCGCACCTTCAAACTCGTCGACCGCGGCGGCGGTTACATTCATCACCTTCGTTCAGGACCTAAAGAAGAAAACGAAAGCATGGGGCCCTATGATCGAACTGTGTGCGAACGGAGAGAAGACGTTGGAACGGTTCAGGTACCAATTCCCTGAAGATTGGCTTTACAGTGATCAACTTCGGGGAGAATGGAGTGCCTACAACgaaattttgaagagaaagaatgaCTCGATACAGGAGCAGCTTG CTGGTCTTCAACTCAAAATAGTTGCAGAGGACAAGATCGtagaaaataaaatcaaCGAAATCCTTCATGAATGGGAACAGACGAGACCCGTTCAGGGGAACATGCGCGCCGACACAGCAATGAACACTATCAACGTTTTTGAAGGAAAGCTTAACAGAGTGCAAGAGGAGTACGATCTTGTCTGTCGCGCAAAGGAAGCCCTTGACTTAGAGTTAACGCGTCATACACGTCTCGACCCAGTCTTCGAGGAGTTGCGCGACTTGAAAGCAGTTTGGACGGCTCTATCGGGGATCTGGAGCCAAATAAGTGAATTGCGCGACCAAATGTGGAATACTGTTCAACCGAGGAAACTGAGGCAACATATCGATGGGCTTTTGTCTTCAACAAAAGATATGCCTACTAGAATGCGTCAATACGCTGCTTTCGAATACGTGCAAGACATTCTACGTGGCCTCCTTAAGTCTAACACACTCGTCTCCGAATTGAAGTCGGAAGCGCTGAAAGATCGTCATTGGAAGCAATTATTCAAGAATCTTAGGCTTCCCTCCCAAATTACCCTTGCTTA CATGACCCTTGGACATGTGTACGACCTGGATCTCAAGAAGAACGAATCTTTAATCAAGGAAGTTATCATACAAGCGCAAGGAGAG ATGGCCCTCGAAGAATACATCAAGCAAGTGAAAGAAACGTGGACCAACTACACGCTGGATCTAGTCAATTATCAAAATAAATGTCGCCTTATAAG AGGATGGGATGATCTTTTTAACAAATGCAGCGAAAATTTAAACTCGCTTACTGCCATGAAGTTATCACCTTACTATAAAG TTTTTGAGGAAGag GCAAGTTCATGGGAAGAAAAACTCAACAGAATTCATGTTCTATTCG ATGTTTGGATCGACGTCCAACGCCAATGGGTATACCTGGAGGGGATTTTCTCCGGCAGCGCTGACATCAAGCACCTACTTCCTGTGGAGAGTTCTCGTTTCCAAAACATTAACTCGGAATTCCTGACAGTCATGAAGAGAGTTTACAAGTCTCCATTCATTTTGGACGTTCTAAACATTCAAGGAGTTCAAAAGAGCTTGGAGCGTCTCGCCGAACTCCTAAACAAGATCCAGAAGGCCTTGGGTGAATATCTCGAGAGGGAACGTTCATCGTTCCCTCGCTTCTACTTCGTGGGTGACGAAGATCTCCTTGAGATCATCGGAAACAGCAAGGATATCCTTCGAATTATGAAACATCTTAAGAAGATGTTTGCCGGTATCTCCACAGTTAAGCTTGACGATGACCTCACTCAGATACAAGGAATGGCGTCCagagaaggggaagaagTACCTTTCAGTGATCCTATACTGCTCAAAGATTATCCGAAAATCAACGATTGGCTTGCTAGAATCGAGACCATGATGCGTCTTTCTTTAGCCGATTTATTGACAGCAGCAGTAACGGAACTTCAGTCTTTCTACGGCAAAGGGACTTTGGAAGGCGCTCAGCTAGTGTCGTGGATGGAAAAATACCCTGCACAACTGGTGACTCTTGCCATTCAGATTGCTTGGACTTTTTCTGTCGAATCATCTTTGGAATATAGAGAAGCACCCCAGTCTTCACTTGAAGTAATCCATCAAGCCCTCGATCTCTTGGCAGATATTGTACTTCAGGAGCTCACTCCAGTCACTCGACGCAAATGCGAGCATTTGATCACAGAATTGGTGCATCAGCGAGATGTTGTTCGTTCGCTTATTCAAAAAGGCGTTAACGATCCAAAGAGTTTCGATTGGCTTTATCAAATGCGATTCTATCTTGACAAGGCTATCGAGAACCCATTGGATCGTCTCGTCATTCGAACATCTGATGCAAACTTCCCGTATGGATGGGAATATCTTGGAGTCCCGGATCGTTTAGTTCAGACACCGTTGACGGACAGAGTATACCTGACTCTTACCCAAGCCCTCGACAATCAGCTAGGAGGATCACCCTTTGGGCCTGCCGGAACTG GTAAAACGGAGTCTGTGAAGGCATTGGGAGTCCAGTTAGGCCGCTTTGTACTCGTTTTTTGTTGTGATGAAACGTTCGATTTCCAAGCGATGGGTCGTATTTTTGTTGGTTTGTGTCAAGTGGGGGCGTGGGGTTGTTTCGACGAATTCAATCGACTTGAAGAACGCATTCTTAGTGCCGTATCACAACAAGTACAGGCAATCCAACAAGGTCTCAGCTCCCTTGCTAAAAACCCCAATACTGAAATTGAATTGGTTGGCAAAAGCTTGAAAATTAACAAGAACATCG GTATCTTCATCACAACCAATCCTAACTATGCCGGTCGGTCGCAACTGCCACCAAATCTGACTAAGCTTTTCAGACC GATGGCCATGACACGCCCTGATCGAGAGCTTATTGCTCAAGTCATGCTTTTTTCTCAAGGTTTCCGAACGGCAGAATCCCTTGCATCGAAAATTGTACCATTTTTCAATCTTTGTGATGAACAACTCTCCCCTCAGCCACATTACGACTTCGGTCTACGTGCATTAAAAGCCGTGCTTGCCAGCGCGGGTATACTCAAGCGAGAGAGGTTGCAAAATTCTCGCGTTGGAGATGAAGGTGATCACGGTGGGGTGGACCTATCCGATAACATATCCGAACAAATCATTCTCATTCAGAGTGTCACTGAGACCATCGTACCAAAGTTGGTGGCAGATGACGTCCCTCTCTTGACCAA CCTACTCGCTGATGTTTTTCCTGGCGTTGACTATCTTCCCGTCGACCTCGAGGCATTGCGTCAACACATCGTCCAAGTTTGCTCTGAAAGGCGCTTAGTGGACGGAGAACGTTGGGTTGCTAAAATTTTACAGTTGTATCAAATTCAGAAAATCCAACATGGGTTAATGATGGTCGGACCATCAGGCACTGGCAAGACTAATGCATGGCAAGTTCTACTAGCCGCGCTTGAACGATATGACGGCATAGAGGGTGTTTCCTACGTCATCGACCCTAAAGCTATGCATAAAGATGCCCTGTACGGTACATTGGACCAAACAACTCGAGAATGGAATGACGGTCTCTTCACCCATGTATTGCGTAAAATTGTTGATGATGTCCGCGGAGAGAGTGCCAAGAGACATTGGATTATTTTTGACGGCGACGTAGACCCTGAATGGGTTGAAAATTTAAACAG TGTGTTGGATGATAACAAGCTTCTCACATTGCCTAATGGAGAGCGCCTCAATCTGCCTTCGAATGTGCGCATTATGTTTGAGGTCGAGCACTTGAAATACGCGACACTTGCCACTGTCAGTCGATGCGGTATGATCTGGTTCAGTGAGGATGTTATTGATCCGCAAATGGTCTATCGTAACTATCTCAATACCCTTTCATCCGTTACTCTGGACGCAGACGATGAAGATAGTGGGGACGTCCTGGGTCGCCGAGCGGACACCGCAGTAGATTCGTCAACCAACATTGAGACCCAAAGGCAGATAGCATCTATGTTGGAACGCTATTTCGCTGAAGGAGATCTCGTTAGCACCGCACTGACTTTCGCTGAGTCCATTGAACACATAATGGACTTCACTATCACAAGGGCCCTTAACACGCTTTTTTCACTCATCAACAAGACTGTTCGCAATGTTATCGAATATAATATCCAGCATTCGGACTTCCCTTTGACCCAAGAGCGGGTGGAACAGTATGTAACTAAACGCCTTCTTGTCAGCATCATCTGGGCATTCTCTGGTGATGCCAAACTAGATTTGCGGGCAAATATGGGCGAATTCTTGCGCAAGCAAACCGGAATTGATCTTCCTCCACTAGTTCCCGGAAGCTCGTTGATTGATTTTGATGTGCAGGTGTCAACCGGTGAATGGATCGCTTGGCAATCCAGAGTGCCCGTCATTGAGATAGAGGCACACGCTGTCACGGCCTCCGACGTAGTTGTGCCTACTATGGATACAGTGCGGCATGAAGAGGTTCTTTATTCATGGCTTTCGGAACACAAACCTCTCTTATTATGTGGACCACCTGGATCAGGTAAAACCATGACCTTATTTAGCGCTCTCCGTAAATTGCCGGATATGGAAGTTGTTGGCCTCAATTTTTCCAGTGCTACCACACCCGAATTAATCCTGAAAACTTTCGAGCAATACTGCGAATATCGGAAAACACCTAACGGTGTTGTCCTCGCCCCCATTCAAATCGGCCGTTGGCTTGTTGTTTTCTGCGATGAAATCAATCTACCCGCTGCTGACAAGTATGGTACTCAACGTgtcatttcttttcttcgtcaATTGGTAGAAAGCGGGGGTTACTGGCGTGCCAGCGACATGGCTTGGGTCAAACTTGAACGTATACAATTTGTTGGTGCTTGCAACCCCCCAACGGACCCTGGTCGTGTCCCTCTCAGCCATCGGTTCTTGCGCCATGCACCATTGGTCATGGTAGATTACCCTGGAGAAATTTCTCTCAAACAGATTTACGGAACATACAATAGGGCTTTGCTCAAGGTTGTTCCAAATCTTCGCGCATATGCTGAACCTCTTACAGAGGCCATGGTGGCATTCTATCTCGCTTCACAAAAGCGGTTTACCACTGACATTCAAGCCCATTATGTATACAGTCCTCGTGAATTGACGCGTTGGGTGAGGGGTATATATGAAGCTATTCGGCCCCTCGAAATTCTATCTGTGGAAGGACTTGTCCGAGTCTGGGCTCACGAAGCACTTCGTCTATTCCAAGATCGTCTTGttacagaagaagaaagaatcTGGACGGATGACCACATTGACTCGGCCGCAATGGAACATTTCCCAACAATCAACCGTGACGAGGCGCTGGGTCGGCCAATTCTGTACTCGAATTGGACATCAAAGAATTACATTCCAGTCGATCGAGAGACACTACGAGAATATACTAAAGCTCGGCTTCGTGTTTTCTACGAGGAGGAGCTTGACGTTCCCCTTGTTCTTTTCAACGACGTTCTTGATCATGTTCTTCGTATTGATCGTGTGTTTCGTCAAGTTCAGGGACACCTCCTTCTCATTGGAGTTAGTGGCAGCGGCAAG ACAACCCTTTCCAGATTTGTCGCTTGGATGAATGGTCTTAGCATCTTCCAAATCAAAGTTTCTAACAAATACACAGGAGAGGACTTCGATGAAGATTTGCGGACTGTTCTCCGTCGTGCTGGTTGCAAGGGGGAGAAGATTTGCTTCATCATGGATGAATCTAATGTTCTCGACTCTGGCTTCTTAGAAAGAATGAATACACTCTTAGCTAACGCTGAGGTTCCTGGTCTGTTTGAAGGGGATGAACACGCTGCTTTAATGACAGCGTGTAAAGAAGGTTCTCAACGCGACGGGTTGATGCTGGATTCACCTGAAGAACTCTACCGGTGGTTTACGACACAAGTAGCAAAAAATCTTCATGTCGTATTCACGATGAACCCTCCCGAAAATGGGCTTGCTTCCAGGGCTGCTACATCCCCTGCTTTATTCAATCGTTGTGTACTTGATTGGTTTGGAGACTGGTCGGATCAGGCGTTTTACCAAGTTGGCATGGAATTCACCCATACACTGGACCTTGACCTACAATCTTATATCCCACCTGCGCATTTCCCTATTGCCTACAGAAGCCTGTCACTTCCCCCTCTCCATCGCACGGCTGTTATAAACGCTCTTGTTCATGTACATTTGTCCATGCATCAAATCAACCAACGTCTGAGCCGAAGACAAGGACGCTACAATTATGTGACCCCTCGGCATTATCTCGATTT TATCAATCATTATGTTCGTCTTTACACGGAGAAACGCGACGAACTGGAAGAGCAACAAAGACATTTGCACGTTGGTCTCGACAAGCTAAAGGATACTGTTACGCAGGTGGAGGAACTACGAAAAAGTTTGGCCATTAAGCGCTCGCAGCTGGAAGCAAAGAACGCGGAAGCGAACGAAAAACTGAAGCGTATGGTGGCCGATCAACAAGAGGCTGAGCAAAAGAAAGCTGCTTCGATTCAAATACAAGCTGAATTGGCTGAACAAGATCGTCACATTGAAGAACGGCGTTCCATTGTCATGGCCGACCTTGCAGACGCTGAACCAGCAGTGTTAGATGCTCAGGCCGCGGTTAGCAACATCAAGAAGCAGCATCTGCAAGAAGTTCGTACTATGGCCAATCCCCCAGAGGCCGTTAAATTGGCCATGGAATCAGTCTGCACCATTCTTGGACACAAGATCGACAGTTGGCGTACTGTTCAAGGTATAATTCGTCGCGATGATTTCATTCAACGCATCGTCAACTTCGACACTACTACCCAAATGACGAAAAGTCTACGCGATACCATGAAGAAAGAATTCCTTAGCCGTCCTTCATATAACTTTGAGACCGTACAACGAGCTAGTAGAGCCTGTGGTCCATTGGTCAAATGGGCATTGGCTCAAGTACGGTTTTCCGAAATCCTGGACAAAGTCGAACCTCTACGAAACGAAGTACAATCGCTTGAAACCCAGGCAGAGACCACCAAGAAACAAGCTCTCGCTATGGTCCAAATGattgccaatctcgaatCCAAAATTGCACAGTATAAGGAAGAGTACGCTCGACTGATAAGCGAGACTCAAGCTATTAAGTCGGAAATGGAACGTGTGCAAGGGAAAGTTGATCGCAGTATGAAACTGCTCGACAGTTTATCGTCAGAACGAACGCGTTGGGAGTCAGGAAGCCGGACTTTTGAGGCGGAAATGAGTACAATTGTTGGCGACGTTCTTCTGTCGGCAGCATTCTTGGCGTACGGTGGCTTTTTTGATCAACAATATCGTGAGGGTATGTGGCAAGAATGGTCAAGCCATCTTGCGGAAGCCAAcatcaaattcaaacccGAGCTCTCCTTCACCGAATATCTTTCCACCGCTGACGATCGTCTTAGCTGGCAATCAAAATCCCTACCTTCTGATAACCTTACCACTGAGAATGCCATCATGCTCAAACGCTTTAATCGATACCCACTCATTATCGACCCCACTGGTCAAGCAACTACATTCCTGCTCAACGAATACAAAGAACGCAAAATTACCGTAACGAGCTTCCTGGACGAGTCTTTCCTCAAAGTTTTGGAAAGTGCCTTACGGTTTGGAAACCCCCTTCTCATCCAGGATGTCGAACATTTGGACCCTATTCTCAATGCAGTTCTCAACAAGGAGATCAGAAGAACCGGTGGTCGTGTATTAATTCGTCTAGGAAGTCAGGACATCGATTTCTCGCCATCGTTCACAATGTTTTTGTCTACTCGAGATCCCTCCGTTGAATTCTCCCCGGATATATGCAGTCGGGTCACATTTGTGAACTTTACCATGACGCGAAGCAGTCTACAGAGCCAATCTCTTGATCAAGTTCTGAAAGTCGAAAGGCCCGATactgagagaaagagaacagACCTCATGAAGGTCCAAGGGGAATTCCGCCTTCGACTTCGAACTCTGGAGAAACTTTTGCTTCAAGCCCTTAATGAATCTTCTGGAAATATTTTAGACGACGACAAAGTCATTGACACTTTGGAGACACTCAAACGAGAAGCTGCAGAGATTACACAAAAAGTTGAGGAAACGGACCTTGTCATGCGAGAAGTGGAACAAGTAACGGCCGAATACCTGCCCCTTGCTCAAGCATGTAGCTCAGTGTTCTTCGTGCTTGAACAATTGAACTTGGTCAACCATTTCTATCAATTTTCTCTGCGTTTTTTCCTTGACATCTTTGACTATGTTCTCCATCATAATCCTAATTTGCAGAATGTGTCTGACTATGGTCTTCGGCGCGACATTCTACTCAAGGATCTTTTCCTGGTGGTGTACAAGAGAACTTCACGGGCTCTCCTCTACCGCGACCATTTGATGCTTGCTGTCCTTTTGGCCCAAGTTAAACTTCGAGGAGTTGAAGATATAGGAGATGAGTTAGAATTCCTACTAGAAAGTGGGGATGGAGTTGCTACGACAACTCAGGGCCAAGATCACCACCTTCTGTCACCCGATCAAGTTCGTCGTATGCAGAATTTCGCTAAACAAGCCTTGTTTAAACCGGTCGAGGCGCATCTTGCTAATCATGAAGCTGAATGGGCTCAATTCCTTGCATCTAGCACGCCTGAAACTTCAGTACCTATGCCCTGGGACCCTAGTGCTC CGGCTACCGAAGCTATTCGAGCACTTCTTGTTGTTAAATGCTTTAGGCCAGATCGATTGCTTCAGTCCACTGCGCTATTCGTTCGGGCAGTCTTTGACACAGATATTTCATCCGAGGCTACATATGATCTTAATGCTTTAGTCTCCGATGAAGTCGTTGCCTCGACCCCAGTTGCTTTGATTTCTGTACCAGGATATGACGCCAGCTATCGTGTGGAAAACCTCATCAAAAACACTGGAACACGTTCGACATCTGTGGCAATGGGATCGCAGGAAGGTTTCACATTGGCAGACCAAGCAATCGCTGCAGCTGCCCGACAAGGTACATGGGTGCTCTTGAAGAATGTACATCTTGCACCTTCATGGCTAGGTCAactagaaaagaaaatgcaAACCCTCAATCCTCACCGTAGTTTCAGACTCTTTTTGACAATGGAAGCAAACCCTTCCATTCCTGTAAACATTCTTCGTCAATCACGTTTGCTCATGAATGAGCCACCTCCAGGCGTTAAAGCGAATCTAGTTGATTCTTTGCAGAGCATCTCCCCACAACGACTTAACCAGGGACCAACAGAAAAAGTGCGCCTTTATTTCCTATTGGCATGGTTCCATGCAGTCGTTCAGGAGCGTCTGCGCTATGTACCTCTTGGTTGGAGTAAATCATACGACTTCAACGATTCTGACATGGCGTCAGCTTTCGGTACTATTGACAATTGGTTGAACTCTGTTTCAAGAGGACGTGCCAATGTGGACCCGGCAAGTATTCCATGGGACGCTCTCCGGACTCTGATAAAGCAATCAGTGTATGGTGGCAGAGTGGACAGTGATTTTGACCAGAGAATCCTGGATTCATTTGTTGATAATCTATTCACGCCAAAAGCCTACAATGTTGATTTTGACCTAGTACCAAGTGTTACAGGGAACCGTGTACTATCAGCACCAGAGGGCACGAAGATCGAACATTTCTTGACATGGGTACAAGCTTTACCAGATCGTGAACCACCATCATGGTTGAGTCTTCCGCCTACAGCAGAGCGTGTCATTGCCATTGCCCAGG GTAATGAACTCCTGGGTAAGctgagaaaaatgaaaatgttggccgacgacgacgacgaattGGTTACTGCAGCTGCCAAATCCCAAACATCACAACCTGCATGGATGAGAACATTGCTTGAACGATGCCGAGAATGGCTTGGACAACTCCCAGCT CAATTCAATATTCTGCCAAAGCAGTCAGGTGAACATCAAGATCCTTTGTATCGCCTTTTTGCAAGAGAAGGAGATATTGGTCGCAAGCTCTTGGGTAGTGTAAGAAAAGATCTGGACAATGTTGTTAAAGTGTGCCTAGGGGAACTTAAACAGACGAACCATCTGAGAACTCTTATGAGTTCTCTGACCAAAG GTTCAATTCCAGAACATTGGCGCCGCTACAAAGTTAATAAGTCAATGGCGGTTTCTGCCTGGATAGCTGATTTTGCTAGACGTCTGGCTCAACTCGACAATATTGCAACTCTGGACAACTTAAGCAATACAGAAGTCTGGCTAGGGGGCCTGTTCTTCCCAGAAGCTTATATCACTGCCACTCGCCAAGCCGTTGCTCATCGCAAAAAATGGAGTTTGGAGACACTTCATTTGCGACTTGATATTGAACGCGTCAATGATCCTAATGCttttgttgttgatg GTTTAGTCCTTGAAGGCGCTGCGTGGTCAAGCGATCATTTGGTATTGAATGACGGCGAAGCTGTTCGTCTGAGCTCTTCGCAGATTAGATGGGTTCAGATGGATGAGAATCCGTCACAAGGCTTGGTTAATTTGCCAGTTTACCTCAACAATGATCGCAGTGATGTTCTGTTCACGGTCGATTTGCCATTCGATGCTATGGCAGGGTCACTGGTGGCCACTCGTGCAGTGTGCTTGACGGCTGGAGGTTAG